The genome window TAGGCGATGGGGTCGCTGATGAACACGAAGATGATGCAGGCCACAAAGGTCTCGCAGACCTTCAGCAGGCCGGGCACAGTGGCCATGTAACCGACCACCTCGCCGGGCCGCGCCTTGCTGATGCTCACCTCCGTCAGGTAGCCAACGGTGGCCAGGCAGGAGAAGACCAGCGAGACGACGCGGTAGTCGTGGGACTCACTGCGAGTGTTGCTGCCCTTCAGGAAGTACAGGGGGAAGATGATGGTGGCGGACAGGCAGAAGAGCGAGGCGTAGCAGGCAAAGGTGATGGGGAAGTTCTTCCAGGAGACGGGCATGCGCGCCTGAAGGCCACACAGctccaccagcagcaccagcgcCGACCCGGCGAAGCTGAAGCCCCAGCTGAACAGACACCAGTCGCCCGCCGGCTGGTCCATCACCAGCGCACCGTGGATCGCCACACTGAAGGCCACGCAGGCAAACAGCATGGCCAGCACGCGCGTCCACAGCAGTGGAGAGGAGTACATCACAACCAAAGGCATTATGGACGCAGGTTTGACCAAGGCTTTGTTCAAAACTTTCTAGAGACACAGCAAAAAACGGATAATTATAGATATGGTTGACAAAGATACAGCATTTAAATGAATGGATCACAAAGATTCTGTACTGTACATTGTACACAAATTAATAATATGATTTCTTAAATgaagagaaaaacaacaaaagatAGTAGTGAAATTACATAAATAATGGGACTTGTTGGGATGAAGACATGTGACGTGTAAGATGTGTAcaaaaaaagggcagagcaaAAGTACAATATGAGTAACCTAACTCATGACATATTGTACTGTGTGTTAATCAAGTGCAAGAGAAAAGCCCATGACTCCATGTGAGTCAACCTCTTGCAGGACAAAAAATGCGCTCCTTAATGGACGCCAAGAACAGGCGTACTGGAGCACTTTGCGACACCCTTGCGAAAAGCTagcctctcattctctcagcaACCGTGGGAGGAGAGGCCAGATCTGCTAACAGTTGGCCTATTCAGCCAGACCACCTCCTCACAGACGACACAGAGTGGACGCCATCCTTCTGGACAGTTTACACTCAGACGTAAACATGTCACTTTTGCATTCATCAGCTGAGTAAGGTGGGTGTGGTAGAAAGGAAAGAGGGCAATGAAAACTgagagagaagggcagagagaggagagagagaaaaggaagagaaagggatagagagaaaatgagggggaggtaaagtgagagagagcaagagtatgtgtgtgtgtgtgtgtgtgtgtgtgtgtgtgttttgtgatttGAAGCTGGTGAAATGGACACAGTGACATAGAACAAATGCAGACAGGCTGGAAGAGATAAAACCAGAGCCAGATATGGACAGCAAGAGCAGCAGAACTTCAGGGAACACcctacccccctccccttgATCCCCAGctgcagatgtacacacactttAAACACAGTCATGACGGCAATAGCAAAGCTATGAGTCACAGCAATCCCCATCCACCCCCCCATCCACCCTTCACCTCACTCCCATTttttgcctccctctctcccaccatttcgtcctccctcctcccccactTTAGGGTCACTTTTTCCAACGCGCTGATCTGTCCCAGATGTTGCGGCTGCCCCTGAACTGTGAAGTGAGTCAGTGGTGCCAGGAGCCACCCTTTGCCTTTCCTCTCGAGCTACCCCTGCCCCTCATTTATCTTTCTTGATCGCTCGATCccccacacacatgcgtacacaatGTCCTCCCCCTCCAGTGCTCTGAGAACACTGGTGGCTCCAATTTGGCGAGGTGATGTACAACAGTACCTGCCAGGCTTGCACTGATAACATGGAAGGGCAACTCTAATTTGATTAATGACTACTTACGTGGAATTCCCTTCAGAGGGCAGtaaagagagatgtgtgtgtgtgtgtgtgtgtgtgtgtgtttgtgggggggggggggggctgaaacAGAGGATTTCCCATTATCTAAGACCCTAAAATAGGACTATGACCCTGTCAGGAGGGTTGATACAGGAGGAAACAAGATAGTTGAGTGACTGTTGCAGAGAATTTCCCCTAAAGACACGTGCCTGTGTGCAGACGTTTGGAGACTGTTGGAAAACGAAGTGGTCAGGAGCAATGCTATTACACCATCTCAAATCAAATTTCACCCATAATCCAgtttaaaaaacaataaattgttgggagaCACAAAACAGACTTTATCAAGCCAGGTCTGAAGCCAGCCACAGAGACACAAGAGAgcatgcatagcctacatagcctattcatcagaaaataaaacataaatgttttaaaataaacataaattCTATCAAATATATGCATAAATAGGCAATGGTTAACTCTGAAACATCTTTCaaattgtaactgtaaaaaaaacaattagaAACTACACCACAATATGAAAAATAGGCTACCACATGGATGAAAATAGCCTAGCTATCTAATTCATATATGTTATTTGTTTAAAAGCTTATTAAACATCTGTTTGCTATAGTTTAAGTTACTGATGAATAGGTCACATAGCAACAGGTTTGGATGGGTGTGCGCGTATGCGCTTGCCGCGCCCAACAAAAATTACATAGCCGCTACACTTGCCTTAACCGCCTTGTATTTTTCTGTGGTAACTAAGTAGGCTAACGTAAAATCGCAGCTGATGATGCGCTAACTGTAATCAATAGTCCTAGGTCTATCCCGGGCTGGCCTATGTGTGATTCAAACACGCAATTTTCTTTCTAATAGCCTACAGAAGGCTCACTCGTGTCGAACTGTCGCCCATCCCACCACCCGCTATAGGCAAATGCAGCTGGTGCTGTGTGCACAATCTTATTTAGGCTACTCTCAATAACCTATCCGTTAACTTCGTTGAACCCTTCGTTACActgccaaacaaaaacaaaactgtcAAATGAGATGAAAATTAGCATATTTCAGAGTGTCTGTAAGAAAACGTGAAAATGTTCTTAAATTTCTTCATCTTACCCTTGTCAGTAGGCTGGTCTTCAGAGTTCCTGAATGCTACGCCTGAAGCAACACGTCTTGCGAACCAGTTCCAACTTCGCTCAAGTTAAAAAGAAGGGAAATTACCAGCGTTCAGCACCCGCCCATCTCAAGCCAAATTAGGAATACAGCTTGGCCGTTATTTAGCCTACCTCTCCTAATACGCACCATGTAGCCTACCGTTACACTCCACACGCCTACGCCTATTTTCTTTACATCCACATTTTCAATTTGAAATCCATTTGATTAACCGTTTAGGTTCGCCTAAAACTTTTTGTCGGGACTCCCTATgtctgtaggctatagccatggATAGGGTGGATTGCCCTAATGTGGGAAATGTTTTGATTTTCGGACTTTTAGGCTATATTAAGCTAGTCTACAATGTGAGGGCAACACATTAGGCTACATCCACATCCAATTTTGATCAGGACCCTACAGCTTTGGCTTTCCCATAGTTTCAATGACATTCATTAGTTTGAAGAAGAGCCACACCCACTGGAGTTTAGGTGTCCCACATTAGGCGGTGTCCAACATTAGGCAGTGTCCCACATTAACACAATTTAGTATAGGCTACCTCTGAAGAACATTATTAATAGGTCCAGTTTGTAAGTCCTGATCAATGATCAAAATGTTTTTGTCATCTGGTgtcaacgctggcgactacgccgctccgtctggcattttttgtcttattgtcttttgttttttgtcaatgtattgtatgtagagcgctttgggttgcactttgtgcatgttaaatgcgctatactaaataaaactgacttgacttgacttgacttgatgaaAATCTCTGTTTTAAAATTCTCAAAAGGCTGAAACACCATAATTGGTTTATCATATCATATGATGTGCATTTCCTTGTTTATATTTGTATGTTGCTAGGTTACAGATGTGGTTCCCTTAGAAACCAGATGTTTGTTTAGAGAAATGATGctgttgaagtaggcctatggttTCCTGCCAAGCAAGGGCGCTGAAAGGGGAGTGATGTAAGTGTACTTTAAATCTATTTCACACCTTCTGAtatcaaaaaacaaaaaagcaaatAGGGGAATCACACAGCTGGACATTTTCACAGCAAAGCTGCAAATGTGTCATTTGCAATATCGACCTTCTGCTTTGCCAGTAGCCTACAACGGTAATGTAACAATTGTTTGGTTTTTGTTCAGTAACACTACGTGAAAAGTGGTATATCAAAGAGTGTCAGAACAAAGTAAACAGCCGTCTATCCTGCTGAGTGGCAGAGGAATTCCGATTCCCAAGACTTAGACTTACAAACTTGACACTTGATTTGCAAACATCCACAATTCTCAGAATACAGCAGTCAAACTAATGTTTGTCTGATGACTTTAGTAACTCAACCCTACTTGACCTCCTCTGTAacataaaaatattttaaaaaaatcaaataaGAGATTTCACAGGCTATTGTGGTTTAACTAAACCGAAACCTTactaattattgtgtaaacgaGTGAATGAAAAGGGTCGTCAGTGCGCTCGTGGAACAAATGTGTTTTACACATTCAATCTCTCCGTACAGAACTAGAATGTTCCAGGGACTGAGAGGGCTGACCAAATTGTTCCATCTCATTGGTGCCAAGAGGGCGACTGGATCTATACCTGTGCCATATTAATGGCATGGAAAATATCCTAAATTTCCCCCCTGTAGCCCAcaatgctacatttcacagtgtCCAATTCTATCCATAAATCCTCAGGACTTGGCCAGTTACAACAAGCCACTATACAATACACAGTACACAGGCATCTGATGCATTAAGCACCAAGGTTTTGGATGGGTGGAATTGAGATCCTGTTTTTCACATGGTGGTGTGGCCTTGTGCAGTGCATGACACTATGGAATTCTTAGCCTGAATTACAGTGACCTCTATTGGAAGTAAAAGGGAGCACAACACAGCTAGTGTATGTCAAAGATGTGCAGCCATGTCCTCATTCATTAGCAGCACAACTAATTAAATTGTTCTGACTATTATGAATTCATGCAGATGAGTTTATGGATTAAGAAGATGATACTGCTCCATAACAGAATCACTAAACAACTATTGGGGATTCATTTGGCCATATTTTGttttagagacagacagacagactgaccaaCAGACAGAGCAACAGCTGTTGGGGAAAGCAGTGAAAATGAAGATTCTTGTTTTTCTTTGAAAGGGACAAAGTTcatgtatgtagatgtaagAAAGTAGAAGGAAAATacaaaagagaggaaaagtgaATAAACATTGCTTTCAGGtacctattattattatttggggcagccgtggcctactggttagcgttttggacttgtaaccaggcggttgccggtttgaaccctgaccagtaggcacggctgaagtgcccttgagccaggcacccaacccctcactgctccccgagcgccgctgtagcaggcagctcactctgtcgggattagtgtgtgcttcacctcactgtgtgttcactgtgtgctgagtgtgtttcattaattcacggattgggataaatgcgaagaccaaatttccctcatgggatcaaaagagtatatatacttttactTATAGTTATGGTGGTAAGTAATCTGAGATGTAGCATGCAAAATATAATGAGACTACGTAATGACCAGTTATCACCTAGTTTTGTCCCTCAGAGGTTTGTTTTGGTTTTCCCATGAAGCATCATGAGTCAGAGACTGAGTGAGGGCAACTGTGGAAAGAGATCATAGGTGATTGAGAGTCGATGTAAGTGTGGGCGACAGTGCAATGGCATTTCTGCGGATATTAAGACAGATAAATTGATTTAACATGGGAAGGGAATGACCAGCAGGCCTACTGGAGACAGTCGACGTGAAGACAGAGGAAAACCATTACCACTGATGGTCAGAGGGGGAGGGAAGTCCGACGCTTCTCAATTTCCAGTGCTTTGTTAGAGACCTAGTGCTTTCATGCTTTCTTCTCACAACcatttcctcttctccttttcaCACCTCAAACTTAAAAATTATCCCACTTGTTTATTTAAGTTATTATCAATTCcagtttatttcagttagcataGACATAGACTGAGAAACTAATAGAGGATCAAGGAACATGTGGCTTATGTGGATTACAGTTCTTCTAGTGTCAAATAaatgtctctccctttctcgcAGCATTTGGCCTATAGACAGATAAGCCTAGTTGGAGCATGGGGGCCAGCCAGTCAGACACACTTTCACTCAGAGGAATCTAAAATGGGAGCACCACACAATCATAGCAGGTTGGCTCCAAGGTTTTGGGGAAAGGATGCACAGTCATTGAAGCTGCTCAGGCTGGAGCCTGAGAAGTGACCCACATGAGACTTTCTGTAATTTTTGTAAATTTTTCACTTAATGTTGATATTTCACTCTTCATATATCCAACCATGATTAATTAATGCTCGAACAGTGGTTTTGTTAAGGCTAGACTGCAGAATAATGCTTATGGTATTACAGAGAGAACTATGAATAGATGTAGCGCCACCTACTGCTTAAAAAATGTGATAGGCAGCAAATCATCTAAACATAGCCTATAAATATTTAACGAGACTAAATACATGCTCATTTGTTAAATTGTATAGTCTAGTAAATACACAAAGAACAAAAACACGACGACAACAAGTGTTTATCGGCCTACATAAGCCTTAGAGCAAGCTGGCTTTGAATTTGATGAATCATTACCCTGCTAGGTGAGGCTGATTTCTGTGGGGCAGCAGAGATGCATTCTGAGAGGGAAGGGCCCAGCCAGCAGCAACCACACCCACACGACGGACGCCTGGGCGAAGTCGCTCAGAGAGGAAGTAAAGCCAGTCAAAAGTGAAAACTACATTGCTTAGTGGAGGCTACTTTAATGTTAATTAAGcctatatttatttaaaaaaagtcaTACTTCAATCGAAAGATTATTCAGCAATGTTACTCTCGAACGGAATATCCACTAAGTGCTGTACAGAGTAGGCTAAACTTTGAACTCAATCCTTTTTGATCattgcctcctcctccacggtTGCACAGGTGAATAGCTTGTTTTGACAACAGAGTAACCTACTGGATTTTACTCGTCGCGCTTTGTCAAGCTGAAATCAAGACTTCACCAAAAATGAAATGAGGTAGGTCTTAGACAAAAGTAGtgttagcctactatgttgGTCGTATGTCTTTTGAGTATTTAGCATTTCAGTACCTTTGCGCGTCAATACGTTCAATGTAGGGTATTGCCTCAGAAGATTTACGGCGACGATGATGAGCATGCATTGTTTAGATCACAGTAATTACTCGGCTATTTCATTCGGTGAATTAAAGACATGTAGCTTAGCCTACTATACTATAATCGTCTTCTGACCTCGCTGTCCTGCTTTCTTCAACATGTAACAACATGCGCGCTCAACCAGTCTCTGCTTCTTCTGCTTGCAGGTGGTGTCGGTCTAGTAGCCTACGTATGCATATATGTGTTTTTAACCTTTTGTGTTGATTTCATCTAAATAGAATCTCTTACTATTGGTTTCTCATGTACGTTATGTCATACCCCTTATAATGAATTATGGATAATACAGAGGAGTAGGGGAAAATACTAAAAGACTAAATTTACGGTGAGCTATGAATCACAAGAAGCTTGTTTATGGTTGGTTTATGCAGAATACCTTTGAAATAAACTTTATAGGTGTGAGaacatttgttttcattttatgTCAACTATCTCATGGATAAAGAGCTTAAATTTCAGAactctctctcaatctttctttctctctttctctctgtctctccttctgcaTCAGGTAAAAACCACATGTTGGTGGAGGAGACTGCGGTATGCTGATGTGTGCctgatgtgtgtctgtcaggATGAGTGTAACAGATGACGAAAGTTCATCCCACCAAGATGAGGAAGCGACCTTCCTTCTACAAATCTATCCTCGACTGTCCCTCGAAAATTCTCCGTGCTGCACCCTCAATATCCCCAAGTCAACTACCACCGCTACCGTCGTCCAGAACGCCAGAGCCACCCTTGGCCTGGACACGTCCAAGCCCTATGTGCTGGTGGAGGTAAGAGACTGCGGCGGGGAGGAGTGGATCCTGCAGCCTAGTGACCTTCCAGTGCAGAGGCTCCTGCTGTGGCCGAGGAAGGCCCAGGAGCAGCACCCTCAGAGTGAGGGCTACTTCTTTGCGCTGCAGGAGCGCCAATGTGATGGCTCCAACCCGTACAACCACCTGGCCTCGGTGTGTGCGGAGAGGGAAGCCCGGGGACTCCTGAGCCGCGGCTTCCTCCCTCCACAGCAGGAGGACTGCGATGACCTCTGCAACCTGCCCGTCCTGACCGAGACGAGCATCCTGGACACCCTGCGCTACCGCTTCCACAAGGAGATTATCTACACGTACGCCAGCAACATCCTCATCGCCATAAACCCCTTCAAGTTCCTGCCCATCTACAACCCCAAGTACGTCAAGATGTATGAGAACCAGCATCTGGGCAAGCAGCCGCCGCATGTGTTTGCCATCGCGGACTCTGCCTTTCACACCATGCTGAAGAAAGGCGTCAACCAGTCGGTCATCATCTCGGGCGAGAGCGGCTCGGGGAAGACGCAGAGCACCAACTTCCTCATCCACTGCTTGACCGCTCTGAGCCAGAAGGGCTACAccagtggagtggagaggaccATCCTGGGGGCAGGGCCCGTCCTGGAGGTATGTCATCTGTTGCCAGGTTGGCCAGGTGGAGTTTAATGGTTTTCAAGAGTGCTTTTACACTCTGACAGTGTGGAAGTATGAGGTCAGAGGAATGTATgtggagaaagagtgagagagtactCTTTTGTCAGCTGTTGTACAAAAGCTTACGACATTAAAGGGCAATGCCGACGATTTGTCACATAGATATCTGGgtagctgcagccagcagctaaagcagccaggcagctacagcgctacactctgggggcatgttcatgagcccccatgttcataccccccagagtgtagggctgtagctgcctggctaccttagcagttggctgcagcaactcaagctgggtaaaaccaattgttttcggagggggggaggggggttggggggtgatTTAATGAGAATCTTAGCTAGTTTATGACTGACACAAATTGACTGAAAAGGGTTCTTCAACCTTTTACCCAAAGAGCCCTGTTGTGTTCAGGCCCAAATGCTTCTGTGTCTGAGGGGTTAGGTTGTCCTTAATGATTGCTTTTGTCTGGATCACCTTATGCTTGTCATGGTCCAGGGGTTTACTGAGGGAAGTCATTATGGGTCAAAAAATGTCAGGACCCAAAGGTTCTGGCTCATAAATCAAGAGCATATTAGATTGTTGGTAGATTCAGCATCTTACAGGCTTTTGCTTTGATCACTTATCTATTAGCTTTAGTATGATTTTTCAGTCTCAGTGTTACTGCTGGTTAAGAAGTGTTTAAGAGGTTCGAGAAGTGGTAATGTTGATAAACAGAAAATGGTTAAACCACTAGATACCAGATAGCATTACGTATTTGTCATTTCACCCTTGATGAAGTCAGATCCTTCCTTCTAGCTGAATCCAACACTACACTTTTTGGAGTAAACAAAAGCTATAAATATTCCTAGTGGTCATGAAGGTTTGCTTTCACACAATATGGGCACGGTTTGACAGATTATTGATTGCTAATTACCAGATTGGTGTGCAATCCTCTTACCTTGCCCTCATAAAGTAGTGAGCCCCATGCACACTGTGCAGTGACAGTCCAAGCATTGTGTATTGTGTCCCAGTCAGAGTCCCATGGACAGGATTTCTACAGCCATAAGGAAGCTTTGAGCCTCTAATCACATGGTCAGGGGCACTTCCCATATGGTTTCCGCTCTGAAAGCACAGAAGCACCGCTAAAAGGTCTGACGCCTAAACACATGACAAATATAGGCTGCATGAGCGAAACTGGGTGCCGACATTTGGCAATACTGTGCCTTCGCTGCAGAGACACAGCGATGTGTTGAGCCTGCTCTTCCTCTTACAGTGCAGACAGGGTGAATCACTCCCAAAGGCCTTGATATCTTATCTCACTCAAGTTTCAAAGGGAACCCATATTCTATGTGCTACATTTTAAACTGTGCAGCTTTATGTACATACAGTCGCTGTTTGTGCAGGGGTGTAATATTACACCTGTATTGTCGTGCTGGTAAATGGTTTGCTAGCTTGATAGTTTCGTTTTCACTTATCTTAGAAATTCTGTCAAAGTAAAAGTAGTTTTAGTTTTAGTAGGGTTTTGGATAATGTATTCACTACTTCAACAGATATTTGTGAGAATTGACACCTGTTGCTAACCATACTATAGAAGTCTAGCCCACTCACTCTGTAAAGGGAAACAGCCAAAAAACAAAGACCACAACAAGAAACAAACCCAGCAATCTTGTCTGCTACAGCCAGCCACCATTTTTCCAAACAGTCTTTTTTGTCTCTGAACAGGTTCAACAAGTTCCTGTTGATTTCCCCTAAAAGCCTTTTTCTTTGTGCTAATCTGGTAGCTCTCTGCTTGTGACCTATTCTTGTGGATGCAGAAGGACTTGAAGCAAGACCCGCCATAATCTGATAAACCAGGGCCAAGCCTCCTGGCCCTTCCACATTTCCAGAAACAGGGCCTTTTTATAAATTAGTGCTATTAGAAAACATATGTCCAAACCATATTAATGCATTAGTTTAGTGTATAAGTGTGATAGTGCTTTGCCCATTATTATAATAGTTTTTAAGCCTTTATTTGGAGTCACCCTCTTTAGATGCTTCCTGTCTGCAATGTGTGGTGATTGACTCTACTTTGGTCAGCTGGGTTTCACTGGGCAGTACAGACAAGTTCCATTGTTCTACTAAACACACAACTGGGGGGATTTACCATTTTGAGGTCTTGTCTTGACCATGCAGTAGCAGCCTTACCCAGTGAATGGAGAATTTAATGCATTGTTCTTCAGGAAGTCTGAGGTATA of Alosa sapidissima isolate fAloSap1 chromosome 1, fAloSap1.pri, whole genome shotgun sequence contains these proteins:
- the myadmb gene encoding myeloid-associated differentiation marker homolog, encoding MPLVVMYSSPLLWTRVLAMLFACVAFSVAIHGALVMDQPAGDWCLFSWGFSFAGSALVLLVELCGLQARMPVSWKNFPITFACYASLFCLSATIIFPLYFLKGSNTRSESHDYRVVSLVFSCLATVGYLTEVSISKARPGEVVGYMATVPGLLKVCETFVACIIFVFISDPIAYDSHAALKWCLAVYCICFILSAVVIILCVGECTGCLPFPFARFLSAYATLAVLMYLSATIIWPIFKFDRKHGGNPSRPSTCGRYTGLCPYDKLMAVAVLTGVNLILYIADLIYSARLVFVAV